One window from the genome of Natrinema caseinilyticum encodes:
- a CDS encoding YeeE/YedE family protein, giving the protein MSRNRHPLFMPLILVGGLIFGFGLGFSHMARPEVVLNFLQFDDFGLLFVMFGAAIVSGIAFAVMPRISDGAPLTGKPFERRLKSFDRNVLIGGAIFGVGWGLSGICPGAAYASLGIGNVTILWALAGMFIGAYLQGRWRSRAVSADSVATGAD; this is encoded by the coding sequence ATGAGCCGGAACCGCCATCCCCTGTTCATGCCGCTGATCCTCGTCGGCGGCCTGATCTTCGGCTTCGGGCTCGGGTTCAGCCACATGGCGCGTCCGGAAGTCGTGCTGAACTTCCTGCAGTTCGACGACTTCGGACTGCTGTTCGTCATGTTCGGCGCGGCGATCGTCTCCGGGATCGCCTTCGCGGTGATGCCCCGGATCAGCGACGGCGCACCCCTGACCGGCAAGCCCTTCGAACGCCGGTTGAAGTCGTTCGACCGGAACGTCCTGATCGGCGGCGCCATCTTCGGCGTCGGCTGGGGGCTGTCAGGGATCTGCCCGGGAGCCGCGTACGCCAGTCTCGGTATCGGGAACGTCACCATCCTCTGGGCGCTCGCCGGGATGTTCATCGGTGCGTACCTGCAGGGTCGGTGGCGCAGCCGAGCCGTCAGCGCCGACTCCGTGGCGACGGGTGCCGACTGA
- a CDS encoding YeeE/YedE family protein: MVPDPVPLQLTAELFPNGISRYAIGGLLVGLGTVVIYLGTGIPAGASTFLESTLSYVSGQSRFMQYVSSRDWRLVFTLGIILGALTFAATVQSGVITTSLYQPGTTGELYEVGGVTLWSTDVQPWRLLIGGVFVGVGTRIGKGCTSGHGVCGVGSASKTSIVGVATFLTVAIVTGQLVAALGVSP; encoded by the coding sequence ATGGTACCTGATCCAGTCCCGCTACAGTTGACCGCCGAACTGTTCCCGAACGGGATCAGTCGCTACGCGATCGGCGGACTGCTGGTCGGTCTCGGAACCGTCGTGATTTACCTCGGAACCGGGATCCCGGCCGGCGCGAGCACGTTCCTCGAGTCGACGCTGTCGTACGTCTCCGGCCAGTCGCGGTTCATGCAGTACGTCTCGTCTCGGGACTGGCGGCTCGTGTTCACGCTGGGCATCATCCTCGGCGCACTGACGTTCGCGGCGACGGTTCAGTCCGGCGTGATCACGACCTCGCTCTACCAGCCCGGAACGACCGGTGAACTGTACGAGGTCGGCGGCGTGACTCTCTGGTCGACCGACGTGCAGCCGTGGCGGCTGCTGATCGGCGGCGTGTTCGTCGGCGTCGGCACGCGCATCGGGAAGGGCTGTACGTCGGGCCACGGGGTCTGCGGGGTCGGCTCGGCCTCGAAGACGTCGATCGTTGGCGTGGCGACGTTCCTGACGGTCGCCATCGTGACCGGCCAACTCGTCGCAGCACTGGGGGTGAGTCCGTAA
- a CDS encoding MBL fold metallo-hydrolase, producing the protein MNADDFPTPDADVDTVTPETLKSRIDAGEDVTLLDARMESDYDEWHIDGESVESVNVPYFEFLEDEIDDEALAQIPDDREVTVLCAKGGASEFVAGTLADRGYDVDHLEDGMNGWARIYETVEVTDYDGAGTLLQYQRPSSGCLGYLVYDDGEAAIIDPLRAFTDRYLTDADELGVDLKYAIDTHIHADHISGVRALDALGVEGVIPEAAVDRGVTYADELTTAADGDTFDVGDATIEAVYTPGHTTGMTSYLVDDSLLATGDGLFVESVARPDLEEGDDGAPDAARMLYESLQERVLSLPDETLVGGAHFSDAAEPADDGTYTAPIGQLVDDMDALTMDEDEFVELILSDMPPRPANYEDIIATNLGQQDADDDEAFELELGPNNCAASQESLAGD; encoded by the coding sequence ATGAACGCAGACGACTTCCCGACTCCGGATGCCGACGTCGACACGGTCACGCCGGAGACGCTGAAGAGTCGCATCGACGCGGGCGAGGACGTCACGCTTCTCGACGCGCGAATGGAATCGGATTACGACGAGTGGCACATCGACGGCGAGTCCGTCGAATCGGTCAACGTCCCGTACTTCGAGTTCCTCGAGGACGAGATCGACGACGAGGCCCTCGCACAGATTCCGGACGACCGCGAAGTAACGGTGCTCTGTGCCAAGGGCGGTGCGAGCGAATTCGTCGCGGGCACGCTCGCGGACCGGGGGTACGACGTCGACCACCTCGAGGACGGGATGAACGGCTGGGCACGTATCTACGAAACCGTCGAGGTCACCGATTACGACGGCGCGGGGACGCTGTTGCAGTACCAGCGACCGTCCTCGGGCTGTCTCGGCTACCTCGTCTACGACGACGGGGAAGCGGCCATCATCGACCCCCTCCGCGCGTTCACCGATCGCTACCTCACGGACGCAGACGAACTCGGCGTCGACCTGAAATACGCGATCGACACGCACATTCACGCGGATCACATCTCGGGCGTTCGGGCGCTCGACGCCCTCGGCGTCGAGGGCGTCATTCCCGAGGCCGCGGTCGACCGCGGTGTCACCTACGCGGACGAGTTGACGACGGCCGCCGACGGCGATACGTTCGACGTCGGCGACGCGACGATCGAGGCCGTCTACACGCCCGGCCACACGACGGGCATGACCTCCTACCTCGTCGACGACAGCCTGCTCGCCACCGGCGACGGACTGTTCGTCGAGAGCGTCGCCCGTCCCGACCTGGAGGAAGGCGACGACGGCGCACCCGACGCGGCGCGGATGCTCTACGAATCGCTCCAGGAACGCGTCCTGTCGCTCCCCGACGAGACGCTCGTCGGCGGTGCTCACTTCAGCGACGCGGCCGAACCTGCCGATGACGGAACTTATACGGCACCGATCGGCCAACTTGTCGATGACATGGACGCACTCACGATGGACGAAGACGAGTTCGTGGAGCTGATCCTCTCGGACATGCCGCCGCGGCCGGCCAACTACGAGGACATCATCGCCACGAACCTCGGTCAGCAAGACGCCGACGACGACGAAGCGTTCGAACTCGAACTCGGACCGAACAACTGCGCTGCGAGCCAGGAATCGCTCGCCGGTGACTAA
- a CDS encoding sulfurtransferase TusA family protein, which translates to MSVEYDIAETLDVKGASCPMPVVKTKSAVDDLAEGEVLEVVATDSGSMSDIDGWAAGTNGVDLLEQVEDGDVYKHYVQKTA; encoded by the coding sequence ATGAGTGTAGAATACGATATCGCGGAGACGCTCGACGTGAAAGGTGCATCGTGTCCCATGCCGGTAGTCAAGACCAAGTCCGCCGTCGACGACCTCGCCGAAGGCGAGGTCCTCGAGGTGGTTGCGACTGACTCGGGCAGCATGAGCGACATCGACGGCTGGGCGGCAGGCACGAACGGCGTCGACCTTCTCGAGCAGGTCGAAGACGGCGACGTGTACAAACACTACGTGCAGAAGACCGCCTGA
- a CDS encoding DsrE/DsrF/DrsH-like family protein, protein MSTDTPSPATDGEPMTEEALQARLEELEDKVAALETETGDDQQKMTIVATQGSFDMAYPPLILASTAAAFGWDVVVFHTFWGLDILHEEKSSNLQLSAVGNPNMPMPNALAALPGMDRMATWMMEKKIDENGTATIEELIDLSIDQGVELQACQMTIELMDYDEDDFFDGVTTGVGAATALQHMAESDVQLLV, encoded by the coding sequence ATGAGCACCGACACACCTTCACCAGCGACCGACGGCGAGCCGATGACCGAAGAGGCACTGCAGGCTCGGCTCGAAGAACTCGAGGACAAGGTCGCTGCGCTGGAAACCGAGACCGGCGACGACCAGCAGAAGATGACGATCGTCGCGACCCAGGGGAGTTTCGACATGGCGTACCCGCCGCTGATCCTGGCGAGCACGGCGGCCGCCTTCGGCTGGGACGTCGTCGTCTTCCATACGTTCTGGGGCCTCGACATTCTCCACGAGGAGAAGTCGTCGAACCTGCAACTGTCGGCGGTCGGCAACCCGAACATGCCGATGCCGAACGCCCTCGCCGCGCTCCCCGGAATGGATCGGATGGCGACGTGGATGATGGAGAAAAAGATCGACGAAAACGGCACGGCCACCATCGAGGAGCTCATCGATCTCTCCATCGACCAGGGCGTCGAACTCCAGGCCTGTCAGATGACCATCGAACTGATGGATTACGACGAAGACGACTTCTTCGACGGCGTCACCACCGGCGTCGGCGCGGCGACCGCGCTCCAGCACATGGCCGAATCGGACGTTCAGTTACTGGTCTGA
- a CDS encoding HalOD1 output domain-containing protein, translating into MTPRSPRHDQTAVEQVIRTIADDDDVDPVSISPPLADVIDPDALNELVDHGSRNPDGNLEVEFAYRGHDVVVTSDGTVELDRTELHRS; encoded by the coding sequence ATGACTCCCCGCTCACCCCGACACGATCAAACGGCAGTAGAACAGGTCATCAGAACGATCGCCGACGACGACGACGTCGACCCCGTATCGATATCCCCGCCGCTAGCCGACGTCATCGATCCCGACGCGTTGAACGAACTCGTCGATCACGGGTCGCGTAATCCGGACGGCAATCTCGAGGTGGAGTTTGCCTATCGGGGTCACGACGTCGTCGTCACGAGCGACGGCACCGTCGAACTCGACCGGACCGAATTGCATCGGTCCTAG
- a CDS encoding helix-turn-helix domain-containing protein, translating to MEPQEEILRLLTDGTNRAILTVLNSHNGTLSLSEVAERIVSQETTSDASNRDERISELVVALHHRHLPKLSQAGLLEYDSVRNVVSPSDSSVVDTDWLDGQTLDELRFQFGRESGSEEREIEILDGREAVYDYGRELADVADEELFLIYASGELLDEACLPHATDAIERGVSLYAGTKSEDAREFFSESLPEATIWDPQMDWMYEQSNFPKVSRLIVADRESVVVGLWRGGPGGSRSEVGMVGEGKTNPLVVLVRELLGSRLDHLDYQSDDFLGNLPFET from the coding sequence ATGGAACCGCAGGAGGAGATACTTCGGCTACTCACGGATGGCACTAATCGGGCGATTTTGACCGTCCTGAATAGCCACAATGGGACTCTCTCCCTGTCCGAGGTCGCCGAACGAATCGTTTCACAGGAGACGACGTCCGACGCTTCGAATCGCGATGAGCGGATCAGTGAACTGGTCGTCGCGTTGCATCACAGGCACCTTCCGAAACTCAGCCAGGCGGGACTGCTCGAGTACGATTCCGTCCGGAACGTCGTCTCTCCCAGCGACTCGTCCGTGGTGGACACGGACTGGCTGGACGGACAGACACTCGACGAATTACGCTTCCAGTTCGGACGGGAAAGCGGGTCCGAAGAACGCGAAATCGAGATACTCGACGGCCGAGAAGCGGTGTACGATTACGGCCGTGAGCTGGCGGACGTGGCGGACGAGGAACTCTTTTTGATCTACGCCTCCGGCGAGTTGCTCGACGAAGCGTGTCTGCCACACGCGACGGACGCTATCGAGCGGGGAGTCTCGTTGTACGCGGGGACGAAAAGCGAGGACGCCCGGGAGTTTTTCAGCGAGAGTCTTCCGGAAGCGACGATTTGGGATCCACAGATGGATTGGATGTACGAGCAGTCGAACTTTCCGAAGGTGAGCCGGCTCATCGTCGCTGATCGCGAGTCCGTCGTCGTCGGCCTTTGGAGGGGCGGACCGGGCGGGTCCAGATCGGAAGTCGGAATGGTCGGGGAGGGGAAAACCAATCCGCTGGTCGTACTCGTACGGGAACTGCTCGGGTCGCGGCTGGATCATCTCGATTATCAGAGCGACGATTTCCTCGGAAATCTTCCGTTCGAGACGTGA
- a CDS encoding DUF1641 domain-containing protein — MSDDIVRESDDLEDVIAENPEGVANFVRRLDAVNELLDVLALGESALTDEMVVELADTGSTILESADGLATDETVALAHQIGANGDELQDSIETLMRLQRSGTLDEIAELAEVGSLLTAALDDEMVTTLVGTGESLGEVAESAADTDTSAGLETLLDGIGTAERTDPGPVGPVGMVRGLRDPDVRYGLGYLLAVARAIGREQASPESS, encoded by the coding sequence ATGTCCGACGATATCGTTCGGGAGTCGGACGACCTCGAGGACGTCATCGCGGAGAATCCCGAAGGGGTCGCGAATTTCGTCCGCCGACTCGATGCGGTAAATGAACTGCTGGACGTCCTCGCGCTCGGCGAGAGCGCGCTCACCGACGAGATGGTCGTCGAACTCGCTGACACGGGGTCGACGATTCTCGAGTCAGCGGACGGGCTCGCGACCGACGAGACCGTCGCGTTGGCCCACCAGATCGGAGCGAACGGCGACGAATTGCAGGACTCGATCGAGACGTTGATGCGCCTCCAGCGAAGCGGAACGCTGGACGAAATCGCCGAACTCGCTGAGGTCGGATCGCTCCTGACGGCCGCGCTGGACGACGAGATGGTGACGACGCTCGTTGGAACGGGCGAATCGCTCGGGGAAGTGGCGGAATCGGCTGCCGATACGGATACCAGCGCCGGTCTGGAGACGCTTCTCGACGGGATCGGGACCGCCGAACGGACCGACCCAGGCCCGGTCGGCCCGGTGGGGATGGTACGCGGTCTCCGCGATCCGGACGTCAGATACGGCCTCGGATACCTGCTGGCAGTAGCGCGCGCGATCGGGCGCGAACAGGCCAGTCCCGAATCGTCCTGA
- a CDS encoding NAD(P)/FAD-dependent oxidoreductase produces MTEHVLVVGGGTGGTVLANDLADRLEAELDAGDVHLSLVNDDTDHVYKPVWLYVPFGKREPDDGRRPLSELIDDRIDLHIDRVTGIDTEARQVRFRDRSRPVEYDYLVLATGSTLAPDEIPGLVDGGHNYYSESGATALRDDLLSFTEGRIVLSVIGIPHMCPAAPLEFAFMTDDWFRERGLREDVELTFTSPIERVHGNLQVAEWARPRMDDRDITVETGFDAAAVDPDDETIQSADGTTIDYDLLVSIPPHRGIDLVEESGLGDRGWVDVDKRTLEAEAADNVYAMGDTAATGAPNAGSVAHYQAGVVGQRIASEVRGRPPTATYDGKTLCFIETGMNAASFVEFDYENPPSPVAPSEKIHWAKLAYNEAYWLTARGLL; encoded by the coding sequence GTGACCGAACACGTCCTCGTCGTCGGCGGCGGGACCGGCGGGACGGTCCTCGCGAACGATCTCGCGGACAGACTCGAGGCGGAACTCGACGCCGGCGACGTTCACCTCTCTCTGGTCAACGACGACACCGATCACGTGTACAAACCGGTGTGGCTGTACGTCCCGTTCGGGAAGCGCGAACCCGACGACGGACGACGGCCGTTGTCCGAACTGATCGACGATCGGATCGACCTCCACATCGATCGGGTCACCGGGATCGATACCGAAGCACGACAGGTTCGGTTCCGGGATCGATCCCGGCCGGTCGAGTACGACTATCTCGTTCTCGCGACCGGTTCGACGCTCGCGCCGGACGAGATTCCGGGACTGGTCGACGGCGGACACAATTACTACAGCGAGTCGGGTGCGACCGCACTCAGGGACGACCTCCTCTCGTTCACCGAGGGACGGATCGTACTCAGCGTCATCGGAATCCCGCACATGTGTCCGGCCGCCCCCCTCGAATTCGCGTTCATGACCGACGACTGGTTCCGGGAACGGGGACTTCGCGAGGACGTCGAGTTGACGTTCACCTCCCCCATCGAGCGCGTACACGGGAATCTCCAGGTCGCGGAGTGGGCACGTCCGCGGATGGACGACCGCGATATCACCGTCGAGACGGGCTTCGACGCGGCGGCGGTCGATCCGGACGACGAAACCATCCAGTCGGCCGATGGAACGACGATCGACTACGATCTCCTCGTTTCGATTCCCCCACACCGCGGCATCGATCTCGTCGAGGAGTCCGGCCTCGGTGACCGAGGCTGGGTTGACGTCGACAAACGGACGCTCGAGGCGGAGGCCGCCGACAACGTCTATGCGATGGGCGATACGGCGGCGACCGGCGCGCCGAACGCGGGGAGCGTCGCCCACTATCAGGCCGGCGTCGTCGGACAGCGGATCGCGAGTGAGGTTCGCGGCCGGCCGCCGACGGCGACCTACGACGGCAAGACGCTCTGTTTCATCGAGACGGGGATGAACGCGGCATCGTTCGTCGAATTCGATTACGAGAACCCGCCGTCGCCGGTCGCCCCGTCCGAGAAGATCCACTGGGCGAAACTGGCGTACAACGAAGCCTACTGGCTCACCGCACGGGGGTTACTCTGA
- a CDS encoding YgaP family membrane protein, protein MDHNIGSADRIVRLIGGAVLIAIGVASLVGLLGFGTVAGVGAVLIGAVFLGTALTRICLVYRILGVETTDSS, encoded by the coding sequence ATGGATCACAATATTGGTTCGGCTGATCGGATCGTGCGGCTGATCGGTGGCGCGGTACTGATTGCGATCGGCGTCGCGTCGCTCGTGGGACTCCTCGGGTTCGGAACCGTCGCGGGCGTCGGTGCGGTTCTGATCGGCGCCGTTTTTCTCGGGACTGCGCTCACCAGAATTTGCCTCGTGTACCGAATTCTGGGCGTCGAAACGACCGATTCCTCGTAG
- a CDS encoding FAD-dependent oxidoreductase, with protein sequence MADTFVVIGGDAAGMSAASKAKREQPDLEAIVFEKGEWVSYAACGMPYYVKGAVESLDDLVTVTAEEFRDERDVDLRTGHEVVDVDPEAETVTVDAGDETYEQPYDDLLVATGASAIEPPFDGLDLEGVFTIHNMDEADVIEEYVTERGLETAAIVGGGYVGIEMAEALSARGVAVHLYEMLPHVLQPFGDTVAEVVEEHLREQGIELHLETAVSGFGGDERIDSVRLEDESVPADIAIVGVGVAPNVDLAEAAGIELGSTGAIATDEYGRTNYENVYAAGDCAEARNVVTGDPDHVPLALTANRAGRAIGQTVTGSPTQIGEIAGTAIVKAFELGAARTGIVDEERAREAGFDPVSVTISAPTRAHYYPGGAELTVTLLADRETGAVLGGSVVGREGPKRIDSIAMALHAGMTATELQNADLAYAPPFSPVWDPVLTAAKVLSGKLE encoded by the coding sequence ATGGCCGACACGTTCGTCGTAATCGGCGGTGACGCAGCGGGAATGAGCGCAGCGAGCAAGGCGAAACGGGAACAGCCTGACCTGGAGGCGATCGTCTTCGAGAAAGGAGAGTGGGTCTCCTACGCGGCCTGCGGGATGCCGTACTACGTCAAAGGGGCCGTCGAGTCGCTCGACGACCTCGTCACAGTGACCGCCGAGGAGTTCCGGGACGAACGAGACGTCGACCTGCGGACGGGCCACGAGGTCGTCGACGTCGATCCGGAGGCCGAGACGGTGACTGTCGATGCCGGCGACGAGACCTACGAGCAGCCGTACGACGACCTTCTCGTCGCGACCGGCGCGAGCGCGATCGAACCGCCGTTCGACGGATTGGATCTCGAGGGCGTGTTCACAATCCACAACATGGACGAAGCCGACGTGATCGAGGAGTACGTCACCGAACGGGGTCTCGAGACCGCGGCGATCGTCGGCGGCGGCTACGTCGGTATCGAGATGGCCGAAGCACTGTCCGCCCGCGGCGTCGCCGTTCACCTCTACGAGATGCTGCCCCACGTTCTCCAGCCGTTCGGCGATACCGTCGCCGAGGTCGTCGAAGAACACCTGCGCGAACAGGGGATCGAACTGCACCTCGAGACGGCCGTGTCGGGATTCGGCGGCGACGAGCGGATCGACAGCGTTCGACTCGAGGACGAGTCCGTTCCCGCCGACATCGCGATCGTCGGCGTCGGCGTGGCACCGAACGTGGACCTCGCCGAAGCGGCGGGCATCGAACTCGGGTCGACCGGAGCGATCGCGACGGACGAGTACGGACGCACGAACTACGAGAACGTCTACGCGGCCGGTGACTGCGCCGAGGCGCGCAACGTCGTGACCGGCGATCCGGACCACGTCCCGCTGGCCCTGACTGCGAATCGTGCCGGGCGGGCGATCGGACAGACTGTCACCGGATCGCCGACGCAGATCGGAGAGATCGCGGGCACGGCCATCGTGAAAGCGTTCGAATTGGGGGCCGCTCGGACGGGTATCGTCGACGAAGAACGGGCCCGGGAGGCGGGCTTCGATCCGGTTTCGGTCACGATCTCGGCGCCGACGCGCGCGCACTACTACCCGGGCGGTGCGGAACTCACAGTCACGCTGCTCGCCGATCGCGAAACCGGTGCGGTCCTCGGGGGAAGCGTCGTCGGTCGGGAGGGACCAAAGCGCATCGATTCGATCGCCATGGCGCTGCACGCCGGTATGACCGCGACCGAACTGCAGAACGCGGATCTGGCGTACGCGCCGCCGTTCAGTCCCGTCTGGGACCCGGTCCTCACGGCGGCGAAAGTCCTCAGCGGAAAACTCGAGTAG
- a CDS encoding helix-turn-helix domain-containing protein: MTALAGERAWIALVELTTDDPLSILTAIQQQPDVVQLELLWKQATTALLQVETTSPPLLLPLWEAGIPIKLPFSIQNGEATWELTTSDSRFSALGTELENAGIDFELESVSSVDSTRADRLVTNRQQDVLATALEAGYYATPREATLTDVADRLGISKATCSEILHRAEGSVIRWFLAERSGTESEPDSVLSD, encoded by the coding sequence GTGACCGCGCTCGCAGGCGAACGAGCCTGGATCGCGCTCGTCGAGTTGACCACGGACGATCCGCTCTCGATACTAACGGCCATCCAGCAGCAACCGGACGTCGTCCAACTCGAACTGCTGTGGAAGCAGGCTACGACCGCCCTCTTGCAAGTCGAGACGACCAGTCCGCCACTTCTCCTTCCGCTGTGGGAGGCTGGGATTCCGATCAAGCTGCCGTTCTCGATACAGAACGGCGAAGCGACGTGGGAGCTCACGACGTCGGACTCGCGCTTTTCTGCACTCGGAACCGAACTCGAGAACGCCGGCATCGACTTCGAACTCGAGTCCGTCTCGTCGGTCGACTCGACCCGGGCCGATCGACTGGTCACGAATCGACAACAGGACGTGCTGGCGACCGCACTCGAGGCCGGCTACTACGCTACTCCCCGAGAAGCGACGCTAACGGACGTCGCCGACCGCCTCGGCATCTCGAAGGCGACCTGCAGCGAAATCCTCCACCGGGCCGAGGGAAGCGTCATCCGGTGGTTCCTCGCGGAACGATCCGGGACGGAATCCGAGCCCGACTCAGTTCTCAGCGACTGA
- the trxA gene encoding thioredoxin, with amino-acid sequence MTDDETLEEIRKQKLEQLRDRAAGEDGGETTRESPTEPFPVQGSASLNETVADHDVVLVDFHAEWCGPCQMLEPIVESIAADTDAAVAKVDIDDNQPLAAEYGVRGVPTLVLFADGQPVERLVGMQNESQLRNVVESHL; translated from the coding sequence ATGACAGACGACGAAACACTCGAGGAGATTCGCAAGCAAAAACTCGAGCAGCTTCGCGACCGCGCTGCGGGAGAGGACGGTGGAGAGACGACTCGAGAGAGTCCGACGGAACCGTTCCCGGTACAGGGTTCGGCGAGTCTGAACGAAACCGTCGCTGACCACGATGTCGTCCTGGTCGACTTTCACGCCGAGTGGTGCGGTCCGTGCCAAATGCTCGAACCGATCGTCGAGTCGATCGCGGCCGACACCGACGCAGCCGTTGCAAAGGTCGACATCGACGACAACCAGCCGCTCGCCGCCGAGTACGGTGTCCGTGGGGTCCCCACGCTCGTCCTCTTCGCGGACGGGCAACCGGTGGAGCGACTCGTCGGGATGCAAAACGAGTCGCAGCTCCGGAACGTCGTGGAGAGCCACCTCTAG
- a CDS encoding site-specific integrase: MATGRLGLRAREISHLNTTWFDWDRKLIQIPQHEPCSCGYCRRQAAQEASHCDDLTEAEAVGARWHPKTVSSARAIPFDLSLRLELCIERFVNRYDSFPHSRSTINRRVKEAAECADLRGRVYPHCLRATAASYHAYQGVAPVPLQALMRWSDLATTQKYIRISGTATADALRQAHHR; this comes from the coding sequence TTGGCAACAGGTCGGCTTGGATTGCGGGCGAGAGAGATTTCACACCTCAATACCACGTGGTTCGACTGGGATCGGAAGCTTATCCAGATTCCACAGCACGAGCCGTGTTCTTGTGGGTACTGTCGTCGCCAAGCAGCTCAGGAAGCGAGCCACTGTGACGACCTCACAGAAGCCGAGGCAGTAGGGGCACGGTGGCACCCAAAGACCGTCTCCTCCGCACGGGCGATCCCCTTCGACCTGTCGTTACGTCTCGAATTGTGTATCGAACGGTTCGTCAATCGCTACGATTCGTTCCCGCATTCGCGCTCGACAATTAATAGACGGGTGAAAGAAGCAGCCGAGTGTGCCGATCTTCGAGGGCGTGTCTACCCACATTGTTTACGAGCAACCGCTGCGAGCTACCATGCCTATCAGGGAGTTGCGCCAGTCCCTCTTCAGGCATTGATGCGCTGGAGCGATCTCGCCACTACCCAGAAATACATCCGAATTTCCGGAACAGCGACCGCAGATGCACTCCGACAAGCGCATCATCGATAA